The sequence below is a genomic window from Aureispira sp. CCB-E.
TCTCGTCTCCAAGCTTTTTTGAATTGCCCTTTAAAAGTAAAATACAACGTTTCCCACCAACAAAACCTTGACATCACGACTCCTATAAAACGACCATTGGGTTTCAGTAAACGTTGCAAAACAATACTTATTTTTTTTAATTCTTTAGGTGACACACAATTCAAACCTCCAAAATCAGAAAAAATAAGATCGTATTTATCATTCGAATTCAACTGCTCCAAATCTTGTATTCCTAGCCTTTGGCAAGTGATATTTGTCTCCAATTTATTTTCTAAAACCTTCTCTTTAGTTACGGCAACCATCGTCTCCGAAATATCCGTTGCCAAAACAGAACAGCCCTGTTTTGCCAACCAAATGGCATCTTCTCCTGTCCCGCAATTCAGTTCCAAAACAGAACAATTAGAATATGTAGATACATACCTTTGAAGATAATTATATACTCGCTTGCGTTGTAGTACGCCTGTTTGAGTATGTGTAAATTCACGATCGTAGACCTTCGCTATACTATTAAAAGGTTGCTCTATAGGTTGTTGATTTAATTTAGGCATTTTCCAAACGTTTTAAACGCATTTTATCTATTGCCGCAGCAGGAAGATAATAAAATGTTCCCAGTGCTGAGCGCAAGCGTACCCGATTGGTTTTTTGAGGAGATTTTAATAATAGTTTCAAATTTTCCCAACCTTGCTTCTTCCGAAATACCTTGTGCACCAACCGATGTAATCGTCTATAAAAAGCAGGCGAAAAAGTAGCTTGATACATCATATCCAAATCATCAGAGTCTTCCCAGTTTTGTTTGTCTTTTAATTCTGCCTGCACCATCTCAAAAAATTTAGTTCCTGGCAAGGGATAAGAAACAGAAATTCCAATATCATCTGGCAGCAAATCCAACAACATTTGAATCGTTTTTTCGATATCTTCCATTGTTTCTCCTAAATAGCCAAACTGCAAAAAGAAAGCGACTTTTACCCCTTTGCTTTTTAGAAGCTTCGTAGCTTCGTAAATTTGTGCAACATCCGTTCCTTTGTCCATAGCATCCAAAATCTTTTGAGATCCTGATTCTGCGCCCACCCAAACGGTCTCTAAGCCTGACGCTGCCAAGGCATCTATGGTATCCTCTTTTAGCAATAAGTCAACCCTAGATTGAATTTTGTACTGAATGGATAAATTACGAGTTTGCAACAAATCTCGAAAAGATTGTACCCACCCAGGCTTTAAGCCAAAAATATCATCACATACCCAAAAGTACTCTGCACCATACTTCGTTACCAGCATCTCGATTTCGTCAACAATACGCTCTGGCGATCTCGAATTGTAACGATTGCCATAAATAGGCTTTGCACACCAATTGCATTTATAAGGACACCCTCTAGTTGTTGCAATATTCAACGAAAAGTAACCTTGTTTTTGAAGCCATATCTTTCGATATGCCTCAATATCCACCAAATCCCATGCAGGTTGTGGCAATTCATCCAAATTTCTTAAGACAGGTCTCCTTGGATTTTTTATAATAGTCCCCAACTCATCCGACCACACCATTCCTAAAACAGAAGCTTTATTGATCTTTTCCGATTCAAGTGCATTGATCAACTCTAATAAGGTCTGCTCTCCTTCTCCTAACAGTACATAATCTGCTCCTTTTTCCAAATACTTGGCATAATGATCTGTCGAATCAGAACTAGAAACAATTACCGTACAATCTCGTGCTTTGCCATAAGCAATCATCTCAAAAGCCGCCTCCCGCATCTTTGTCAAACACATCTTTGTCAAGTAGTTAAACCCATCATCATAGATAATCAAATATTGTGGTTTTTCTTGATCCAAAACAGGAATTATTTCGTCCGTTCGCTCTTTTAAGTTGGTATCATATAATCCCACGTCATAGCCTTCTTGCCGCATCAAAGCGGCTGCATAAATCGTTCCGTAGGGCGGGTAAGGACGTCCATCTTCCCACTGTTTGGGATCAAAGCGATAAAAATAAGAATGTGTAAATAATAATTTCATACGTATACGATAATAG
It includes:
- a CDS encoding methyltransferase domain-containing protein, with translation MPKLNQQPIEQPFNSIAKVYDREFTHTQTGVLQRKRVYNYLQRYVSTYSNCSVLELNCGTGEDAIWLAKQGCSVLATDISETMVAVTKEKVLENKLETNITCQRLGIQDLEQLNSNDKYDLIFSDFGGLNCVSPKELKKISIVLQRLLKPNGRFIGVVMSRFCWWETLYFTFKGQFKKAWRREAKEAIAAPLTLATTVDTWYYSPKEFGHLLQMEFHCQQTYPIGFMLPPSYLDNWFKNKPSLLRGLNQLEKWTPKVCARWSDHYMIVLRPKKN
- a CDS encoding radical SAM protein, yielding MKLLFTHSYFYRFDPKQWEDGRPYPPYGTIYAAALMRQEGYDVGLYDTNLKERTDEIIPVLDQEKPQYLIIYDDGFNYLTKMCLTKMREAAFEMIAYGKARDCTVIVSSSDSTDHYAKYLEKGADYVLLGEGEQTLLELINALESEKINKASVLGMVWSDELGTIIKNPRRPVLRNLDELPQPAWDLVDIEAYRKIWLQKQGYFSLNIATTRGCPYKCNWCAKPIYGNRYNSRSPERIVDEIEMLVTKYGAEYFWVCDDIFGLKPGWVQSFRDLLQTRNLSIQYKIQSRVDLLLKEDTIDALAASGLETVWVGAESGSQKILDAMDKGTDVAQIYEATKLLKSKGVKVAFFLQFGYLGETMEDIEKTIQMLLDLLPDDIGISVSYPLPGTKFFEMVQAELKDKQNWEDSDDLDMMYQATFSPAFYRRLHRLVHKVFRKKQGWENLKLLLKSPQKTNRVRLRSALGTFYYLPAAAIDKMRLKRLENA